One Perca flavescens isolate YP-PL-M2 chromosome 9, PFLA_1.0, whole genome shotgun sequence genomic window carries:
- the opa1 gene encoding dynamin-like GTPase OPA1, mitochondrial isoform X3 → MLRVGSNAACMACRNLVSTNMGVRFRVPLQKLHPLSRAIHHRYSGNTNPQRPPHRTAARYFTSMSRLPMRPPKPPPGSGGRGHQQQRNFWVARLAARLLRLRYILLGSAVGGGYTAKKTYDEWKDMLPDFSEYNWVIPDFVWELSEQIDLDKLAKALPEMEEIAKLLPDFDKIGENFTFLKSLLSSGVSLGSEVKGASGLHLLLETSGDPPLKATDSSAAATQDGSDKQYKKSSDKEKIDQLQEELLRTQLKYQRMLERLEKENKELRKVVLQKDDKGIHQRKVKKSLIDLYSEVLDILSDYDANYNTQDHLPRVVVVGDQSAGKTSVLEMIAQARIFPRGSGEMMTRSPVKVTLSEGPHHVAMFKDSGREFDLTKEEDLAALRHEIELRMRKSVKQGQTVSCETISLSVKGPGIQRMVLVDLPGVISTVTAGMASDTKETIFSISKAYMQNPNAIILCIQDGSVDAERSIVTDLVSQMDPQGKRTIFVLTKVDLAEKNLASPNRIQQIVEGKLFPMKALGYFAVVTGKGSSGESIDSIKDYEEDFFQNSRLLRDGMLKAHQVTTKNLSLAVSDCFWKMVRESVEQQADVFKASRFNLETEWKNNYPRLRELDRNELFEKAKNEILDEVISLSQVTPQHWEAILQKKLWERVSTHVIENIYLPAAQTMDSGTFNTTVDIKLKQWTDKQLPHKALEIAWETLQEEFARFMAEYKGKDQDDIFDKLKEAVKDESIKRHKWNERAMDSLRVIQHNALEDRSITDKPQWDAAIQFMEETLQSRLKDTESVIRDMVGPGWRQRWMNWVNRTPDQHVRNETKNELDRLLKLHDEHTAYLANDEVTTVRKNLEGRGVEVDPVLIKDTWHQLYRRHFLQKALSHCNLCRRGFYYYQRHFVDSELECNDVVLFWRIQRMLVITANTLRQQLTNTEVRRLEKNVKEVLDDFGEDMEKKTHLITGRRVQLAEDLKKVREIQEKLEAFIEALHKEK, encoded by the exons ATGTTGCGTGTCGGGAGTAACGCTGCCTG CATGGCTTGCAGGAACCTGGTCTCCACCAACATGGGGGTGAGATTTCGAGTACCACTGCAAAAGCTGCACCCTCTGTCTCGTGCCATCCACCATCGCTACTCGGGAAACACCAACCCCCAACGACCCCCTCATCGCACGGCAGCCCGCTATTTTACCTCTATGTCACGGTTGCCCATGCGGCCTCCCAAGCCTCCCCCAGGGTCAGGGGGCCGTGGCCACCAGCAGCAGCGCAACTTCTGGGTGGCCCGCCTTGCTGCCCGGCTCCTAAGGCTCCGATACATTCTGCTGGGGTCGGCAGTAGGAGGAGGGTACACCGCTAAAAAG ACCTATGACGAGTGGAAGGACATGCTGCCTGATTTTAGTGAATACAACTGGGTCATTCCTGATTTTGTCTGGGAACTGAGTGAACAAATTGATCTTG ATAAACTGGCCAAAGCTCTACCAGAGATGGAGGAAATAGCCAAGCTACTACCTGACTTCGACAAGATAGGCGAGAATTTCACTTTCCTTAAAAGCCTCCTCTCCTCTG GTGTGAGTTTGGGTAGTGAAGTCAAAGGAGCTTCTGGTCTGCATCTGTTGTTAG AAACCTCAGGCGATCCTCCTCTCAAAGCCACAGATTCTTCTGCTGCAGCCACACAAGATGGCAGcgacaaacaatacaaaaag TCATCAGACAAAGAAAAGATAGACCAGCTTCAAGAAGAACTGCTCCGTACGCAG CTAAAATATCAGCGCATGCTGGAAAGACTGGAGAAGGAGAATAAAGAGTTAAGGAAAGTGGTGCTGCAAAAAGATGATAAGGGGATTCACCAGCGGAAAGTGAAG AAATCCCTTATTGATTTGTATTCTGAAGTCCTGGACATCTTGTCTGACTATGATGCCAACTACAACACCCAGGACCACCTACCCAGG GTGGTTGTGGTTGGGGATCAGAGTGCTGGGAAGACTAGCGTGCTGGAGATGATAGCCCAGGCCAGGATCTTCCCCAGGGGCTCAGGAGAGATGATGACCCGCTCTCCTGTCAAG GTAACACTAAGCGAAGGCCCCCACCACGTGGCCATGTTTAAGGACAGTGGCCGAGAGTTTGACCTCACCAAGGAGGAAGAC CTGGCTGCTCTGAGGCATGAGATTGAGCTGAGGATGAGGAAGAGTGTGAAGCAGGGACAGACCGTCAGCTGTGAG ACAATATCCTTGAGTGTCAAAGGCCCCGGCATCCAGAGGATGGTGCTTGTTGACTTACCAGGAGTCATCAGT ACTGTGACTGCAGGCATGGCCTCAGATACAAAGGAAACCATCTTCAGCATCAGCAAGGCCTACATGCAGAACCCCAATGCAATCATCCTCTGTATTCAGG ATGGCAGTGTGGATGCAGAGAGGAGCATTGTAACAGACTTGGTTAGCCAGATGGACCCCCAGGGGAAGAGGACCATCTTTGTCCTGACCAAGGTGGACTTGGCTGAGAAGAACCTGGCCAGCCCGAACAGA ATCCAGCAAATAGTGGAAGGGAAGCTGTTTCCCATGAAGGCCCTGGGCTACTTTGCAGTGGTGACAGGAAAAG GGAGCAGTGGTGAAAGCATAGACTCCATTAAAGACTATGAGGAAGACTTCTTCCAGAACTCCAGATTACTAAG GGATGGCATGCTGAAGGCTCACCAGGTGACAACAAAGAACTTGAGTCTGGCCGTCTCTGACTGCTTTTGGAAGATGGTTAGAGAGTCTGTTGAGCAGCAGGCTGATGTCTTTAAAG CATCTCGCTTCAACCTGGAGACCGAATGGAAGAACAACTACCCtcgtctgagagagctggacagG aatgAACTCTTCGAAAAGGCCAAAAATGAAATTTTGGATGAAGTCATTAGTTTGAGTCAAGTGACCCCACAACACTG GGAGGCCATCTTGCAGAAGAAGCTGTGGGAACGTGTTTCCACCCATGTGATTGAGAACATCTACCTGCCTGCTGCACAAACAATGGACTCGGGCACCTTTAACACCACCGTAGACATCAAACTCAAGCAGTGGACCGACAAGCAGCTTCCACACAAAGCACTGGAG ATTGCCTGGGAGACACTGCAGGAAGAATTTGCCCGCTTCATGGCTGAATACAAAGGCAAAGACCAGGACGACATTTTTGACAAGTTGAAGGAGGCTGTGAAGGACGAGAGCATCAAGAGGCATAAGTGGAATGAGAGGGCCATGGACAGCCTG AGGGTGATCCAGCACAATGCCCTAGAAGACCGCTCCATCACAGACAAGCCCCAGTGGGACGCAGCCATCCAGTTCATGGAGGAAACCCTGCAGTCACGCCTCAAAGACA cTGAGTCAGTAATCAGAGATATGGTGGGTCCAGGCTGGAGGCAGAGGTGGATGAACTGGGTTAATCGCACACCAGATCAG CATGTTCgtaatgaaacaaaaaatgaGCTGGACCGCTTGCTGAAGCTACACGATGAGCACACAGCCTACTTGGCCAATGACGAGGTCACCACAGTCAGGAAGAATCTGGAGGGCCGAGGGGTTGAAGTTGACCCTGTGCTG ATCAAGGACACGTGGCATCAGCTGTATCGCCGACACTTCTTGCAGAAGGCGCTGTCTCACTGTAACCTCTGCAGGAGAGGTTTCTACTACTACCAGAGACACTTTGTTGACTCTGAG ttggAGTGCAATGATGTGGTACTGTTCTGGAGAATTCAGAGGATGCTGGTCATCACAGCCAACACTCTTCGACAGCAGCTCACCAACACTGAGG TGCGTCGATTGGAGAAAAATGTGAAGGAGGTGTTAGATGACTTTGgggaagacatggagaagaagACCCACCTCATCACTGGCCGCCGAGTCCAGCTGGCCGAGGATCTCA
- the opa1 gene encoding dynamin-like GTPase OPA1, mitochondrial isoform X2 has translation MLRVGSNAACMACRNLVSTNMGVRFRVPLQKLHPLSRAIHHRYSGNTNPQRPPHRTAARYFTSMSRLPMRPPKPPPGSGGRGHQQQRNFWVARLAARLLRLRYILLGSAVGGGYTAKKTYDEWKDMLPDFSEYNWVIPDFVWELSEQIDLDKLAKALPEMEEIAKLLPDFDKIGENFTFLKSLLSSETSGDPPLKATDSSAAATQDGSDKQYKKGLLGELILIQQQIQLHEEEVRRAAAANSACPPPPEPAPSPPLKPSPPQQKRKSSDKEKIDQLQEELLRTQLKYQRMLERLEKENKELRKVVLQKDDKGIHQRKVKKSLIDLYSEVLDILSDYDANYNTQDHLPRVVVVGDQSAGKTSVLEMIAQARIFPRGSGEMMTRSPVKVTLSEGPHHVAMFKDSGREFDLTKEEDLAALRHEIELRMRKSVKQGQTVSCETISLSVKGPGIQRMVLVDLPGVISTVTAGMASDTKETIFSISKAYMQNPNAIILCIQDGSVDAERSIVTDLVSQMDPQGKRTIFVLTKVDLAEKNLASPNRIQQIVEGKLFPMKALGYFAVVTGKGSSGESIDSIKDYEEDFFQNSRLLRDGMLKAHQVTTKNLSLAVSDCFWKMVRESVEQQADVFKASRFNLETEWKNNYPRLRELDRNELFEKAKNEILDEVISLSQVTPQHWEAILQKKLWERVSTHVIENIYLPAAQTMDSGTFNTTVDIKLKQWTDKQLPHKALEIAWETLQEEFARFMAEYKGKDQDDIFDKLKEAVKDESIKRHKWNERAMDSLRVIQHNALEDRSITDKPQWDAAIQFMEETLQSRLKDTESVIRDMVGPGWRQRWMNWVNRTPDQHVRNETKNELDRLLKLHDEHTAYLANDEVTTVRKNLEGRGVEVDPVLIKDTWHQLYRRHFLQKALSHCNLCRRGFYYYQRHFVDSELECNDVVLFWRIQRMLVITANTLRQQLTNTEVRRLEKNVKEVLDDFGEDMEKKTHLITGRRVQLAEDLKKVREIQEKLEAFIEALHKEK, from the exons ATGTTGCGTGTCGGGAGTAACGCTGCCTG CATGGCTTGCAGGAACCTGGTCTCCACCAACATGGGGGTGAGATTTCGAGTACCACTGCAAAAGCTGCACCCTCTGTCTCGTGCCATCCACCATCGCTACTCGGGAAACACCAACCCCCAACGACCCCCTCATCGCACGGCAGCCCGCTATTTTACCTCTATGTCACGGTTGCCCATGCGGCCTCCCAAGCCTCCCCCAGGGTCAGGGGGCCGTGGCCACCAGCAGCAGCGCAACTTCTGGGTGGCCCGCCTTGCTGCCCGGCTCCTAAGGCTCCGATACATTCTGCTGGGGTCGGCAGTAGGAGGAGGGTACACCGCTAAAAAG ACCTATGACGAGTGGAAGGACATGCTGCCTGATTTTAGTGAATACAACTGGGTCATTCCTGATTTTGTCTGGGAACTGAGTGAACAAATTGATCTTG ATAAACTGGCCAAAGCTCTACCAGAGATGGAGGAAATAGCCAAGCTACTACCTGACTTCGACAAGATAGGCGAGAATTTCACTTTCCTTAAAAGCCTCCTCTCCTCTG AAACCTCAGGCGATCCTCCTCTCAAAGCCACAGATTCTTCTGCTGCAGCCACACAAGATGGCAGcgacaaacaatacaaaaag GGTCTGCTTGGCGAGCTCATTCTTATTCAGCAGCAGATCCAGCTGCACGAGGAGGAGGTCCGGCGGGCCGCAGCAGCCAATAGTGCGTGTCCCCCACCGCCAGAGCCTGCTCCCAGTCCGCCTCTGAAACCCAGCCCCCCTCAACAGAAACGCAAG TCATCAGACAAAGAAAAGATAGACCAGCTTCAAGAAGAACTGCTCCGTACGCAG CTAAAATATCAGCGCATGCTGGAAAGACTGGAGAAGGAGAATAAAGAGTTAAGGAAAGTGGTGCTGCAAAAAGATGATAAGGGGATTCACCAGCGGAAAGTGAAG AAATCCCTTATTGATTTGTATTCTGAAGTCCTGGACATCTTGTCTGACTATGATGCCAACTACAACACCCAGGACCACCTACCCAGG GTGGTTGTGGTTGGGGATCAGAGTGCTGGGAAGACTAGCGTGCTGGAGATGATAGCCCAGGCCAGGATCTTCCCCAGGGGCTCAGGAGAGATGATGACCCGCTCTCCTGTCAAG GTAACACTAAGCGAAGGCCCCCACCACGTGGCCATGTTTAAGGACAGTGGCCGAGAGTTTGACCTCACCAAGGAGGAAGAC CTGGCTGCTCTGAGGCATGAGATTGAGCTGAGGATGAGGAAGAGTGTGAAGCAGGGACAGACCGTCAGCTGTGAG ACAATATCCTTGAGTGTCAAAGGCCCCGGCATCCAGAGGATGGTGCTTGTTGACTTACCAGGAGTCATCAGT ACTGTGACTGCAGGCATGGCCTCAGATACAAAGGAAACCATCTTCAGCATCAGCAAGGCCTACATGCAGAACCCCAATGCAATCATCCTCTGTATTCAGG ATGGCAGTGTGGATGCAGAGAGGAGCATTGTAACAGACTTGGTTAGCCAGATGGACCCCCAGGGGAAGAGGACCATCTTTGTCCTGACCAAGGTGGACTTGGCTGAGAAGAACCTGGCCAGCCCGAACAGA ATCCAGCAAATAGTGGAAGGGAAGCTGTTTCCCATGAAGGCCCTGGGCTACTTTGCAGTGGTGACAGGAAAAG GGAGCAGTGGTGAAAGCATAGACTCCATTAAAGACTATGAGGAAGACTTCTTCCAGAACTCCAGATTACTAAG GGATGGCATGCTGAAGGCTCACCAGGTGACAACAAAGAACTTGAGTCTGGCCGTCTCTGACTGCTTTTGGAAGATGGTTAGAGAGTCTGTTGAGCAGCAGGCTGATGTCTTTAAAG CATCTCGCTTCAACCTGGAGACCGAATGGAAGAACAACTACCCtcgtctgagagagctggacagG aatgAACTCTTCGAAAAGGCCAAAAATGAAATTTTGGATGAAGTCATTAGTTTGAGTCAAGTGACCCCACAACACTG GGAGGCCATCTTGCAGAAGAAGCTGTGGGAACGTGTTTCCACCCATGTGATTGAGAACATCTACCTGCCTGCTGCACAAACAATGGACTCGGGCACCTTTAACACCACCGTAGACATCAAACTCAAGCAGTGGACCGACAAGCAGCTTCCACACAAAGCACTGGAG ATTGCCTGGGAGACACTGCAGGAAGAATTTGCCCGCTTCATGGCTGAATACAAAGGCAAAGACCAGGACGACATTTTTGACAAGTTGAAGGAGGCTGTGAAGGACGAGAGCATCAAGAGGCATAAGTGGAATGAGAGGGCCATGGACAGCCTG AGGGTGATCCAGCACAATGCCCTAGAAGACCGCTCCATCACAGACAAGCCCCAGTGGGACGCAGCCATCCAGTTCATGGAGGAAACCCTGCAGTCACGCCTCAAAGACA cTGAGTCAGTAATCAGAGATATGGTGGGTCCAGGCTGGAGGCAGAGGTGGATGAACTGGGTTAATCGCACACCAGATCAG CATGTTCgtaatgaaacaaaaaatgaGCTGGACCGCTTGCTGAAGCTACACGATGAGCACACAGCCTACTTGGCCAATGACGAGGTCACCACAGTCAGGAAGAATCTGGAGGGCCGAGGGGTTGAAGTTGACCCTGTGCTG ATCAAGGACACGTGGCATCAGCTGTATCGCCGACACTTCTTGCAGAAGGCGCTGTCTCACTGTAACCTCTGCAGGAGAGGTTTCTACTACTACCAGAGACACTTTGTTGACTCTGAG ttggAGTGCAATGATGTGGTACTGTTCTGGAGAATTCAGAGGATGCTGGTCATCACAGCCAACACTCTTCGACAGCAGCTCACCAACACTGAGG TGCGTCGATTGGAGAAAAATGTGAAGGAGGTGTTAGATGACTTTGgggaagacatggagaagaagACCCACCTCATCACTGGCCGCCGAGTCCAGCTGGCCGAGGATCTCA
- the opa1 gene encoding dynamin-like GTPase OPA1, mitochondrial isoform X1, translating to MLRVGSNAACMACRNLVSTNMGVRFRVPLQKLHPLSRAIHHRYSGNTNPQRPPHRTAARYFTSMSRLPMRPPKPPPGSGGRGHQQQRNFWVARLAARLLRLRYILLGSAVGGGYTAKKTYDEWKDMLPDFSEYNWVIPDFVWELSEQIDLDKLAKALPEMEEIAKLLPDFDKIGENFTFLKSLLSSGVSLGSEVKGASGLHLLLETSGDPPLKATDSSAAATQDGSDKQYKKGLLGELILIQQQIQLHEEEVRRAAAANSACPPPPEPAPSPPLKPSPPQQKRKSSDKEKIDQLQEELLRTQLKYQRMLERLEKENKELRKVVLQKDDKGIHQRKVKKSLIDLYSEVLDILSDYDANYNTQDHLPRVVVVGDQSAGKTSVLEMIAQARIFPRGSGEMMTRSPVKVTLSEGPHHVAMFKDSGREFDLTKEEDLAALRHEIELRMRKSVKQGQTVSCETISLSVKGPGIQRMVLVDLPGVISTVTAGMASDTKETIFSISKAYMQNPNAIILCIQDGSVDAERSIVTDLVSQMDPQGKRTIFVLTKVDLAEKNLASPNRIQQIVEGKLFPMKALGYFAVVTGKGSSGESIDSIKDYEEDFFQNSRLLRDGMLKAHQVTTKNLSLAVSDCFWKMVRESVEQQADVFKASRFNLETEWKNNYPRLRELDRNELFEKAKNEILDEVISLSQVTPQHWEAILQKKLWERVSTHVIENIYLPAAQTMDSGTFNTTVDIKLKQWTDKQLPHKALEIAWETLQEEFARFMAEYKGKDQDDIFDKLKEAVKDESIKRHKWNERAMDSLRVIQHNALEDRSITDKPQWDAAIQFMEETLQSRLKDTESVIRDMVGPGWRQRWMNWVNRTPDQHVRNETKNELDRLLKLHDEHTAYLANDEVTTVRKNLEGRGVEVDPVLIKDTWHQLYRRHFLQKALSHCNLCRRGFYYYQRHFVDSELECNDVVLFWRIQRMLVITANTLRQQLTNTEVRRLEKNVKEVLDDFGEDMEKKTHLITGRRVQLAEDLKKVREIQEKLEAFIEALHKEK from the exons ATGTTGCGTGTCGGGAGTAACGCTGCCTG CATGGCTTGCAGGAACCTGGTCTCCACCAACATGGGGGTGAGATTTCGAGTACCACTGCAAAAGCTGCACCCTCTGTCTCGTGCCATCCACCATCGCTACTCGGGAAACACCAACCCCCAACGACCCCCTCATCGCACGGCAGCCCGCTATTTTACCTCTATGTCACGGTTGCCCATGCGGCCTCCCAAGCCTCCCCCAGGGTCAGGGGGCCGTGGCCACCAGCAGCAGCGCAACTTCTGGGTGGCCCGCCTTGCTGCCCGGCTCCTAAGGCTCCGATACATTCTGCTGGGGTCGGCAGTAGGAGGAGGGTACACCGCTAAAAAG ACCTATGACGAGTGGAAGGACATGCTGCCTGATTTTAGTGAATACAACTGGGTCATTCCTGATTTTGTCTGGGAACTGAGTGAACAAATTGATCTTG ATAAACTGGCCAAAGCTCTACCAGAGATGGAGGAAATAGCCAAGCTACTACCTGACTTCGACAAGATAGGCGAGAATTTCACTTTCCTTAAAAGCCTCCTCTCCTCTG GTGTGAGTTTGGGTAGTGAAGTCAAAGGAGCTTCTGGTCTGCATCTGTTGTTAG AAACCTCAGGCGATCCTCCTCTCAAAGCCACAGATTCTTCTGCTGCAGCCACACAAGATGGCAGcgacaaacaatacaaaaag GGTCTGCTTGGCGAGCTCATTCTTATTCAGCAGCAGATCCAGCTGCACGAGGAGGAGGTCCGGCGGGCCGCAGCAGCCAATAGTGCGTGTCCCCCACCGCCAGAGCCTGCTCCCAGTCCGCCTCTGAAACCCAGCCCCCCTCAACAGAAACGCAAG TCATCAGACAAAGAAAAGATAGACCAGCTTCAAGAAGAACTGCTCCGTACGCAG CTAAAATATCAGCGCATGCTGGAAAGACTGGAGAAGGAGAATAAAGAGTTAAGGAAAGTGGTGCTGCAAAAAGATGATAAGGGGATTCACCAGCGGAAAGTGAAG AAATCCCTTATTGATTTGTATTCTGAAGTCCTGGACATCTTGTCTGACTATGATGCCAACTACAACACCCAGGACCACCTACCCAGG GTGGTTGTGGTTGGGGATCAGAGTGCTGGGAAGACTAGCGTGCTGGAGATGATAGCCCAGGCCAGGATCTTCCCCAGGGGCTCAGGAGAGATGATGACCCGCTCTCCTGTCAAG GTAACACTAAGCGAAGGCCCCCACCACGTGGCCATGTTTAAGGACAGTGGCCGAGAGTTTGACCTCACCAAGGAGGAAGAC CTGGCTGCTCTGAGGCATGAGATTGAGCTGAGGATGAGGAAGAGTGTGAAGCAGGGACAGACCGTCAGCTGTGAG ACAATATCCTTGAGTGTCAAAGGCCCCGGCATCCAGAGGATGGTGCTTGTTGACTTACCAGGAGTCATCAGT ACTGTGACTGCAGGCATGGCCTCAGATACAAAGGAAACCATCTTCAGCATCAGCAAGGCCTACATGCAGAACCCCAATGCAATCATCCTCTGTATTCAGG ATGGCAGTGTGGATGCAGAGAGGAGCATTGTAACAGACTTGGTTAGCCAGATGGACCCCCAGGGGAAGAGGACCATCTTTGTCCTGACCAAGGTGGACTTGGCTGAGAAGAACCTGGCCAGCCCGAACAGA ATCCAGCAAATAGTGGAAGGGAAGCTGTTTCCCATGAAGGCCCTGGGCTACTTTGCAGTGGTGACAGGAAAAG GGAGCAGTGGTGAAAGCATAGACTCCATTAAAGACTATGAGGAAGACTTCTTCCAGAACTCCAGATTACTAAG GGATGGCATGCTGAAGGCTCACCAGGTGACAACAAAGAACTTGAGTCTGGCCGTCTCTGACTGCTTTTGGAAGATGGTTAGAGAGTCTGTTGAGCAGCAGGCTGATGTCTTTAAAG CATCTCGCTTCAACCTGGAGACCGAATGGAAGAACAACTACCCtcgtctgagagagctggacagG aatgAACTCTTCGAAAAGGCCAAAAATGAAATTTTGGATGAAGTCATTAGTTTGAGTCAAGTGACCCCACAACACTG GGAGGCCATCTTGCAGAAGAAGCTGTGGGAACGTGTTTCCACCCATGTGATTGAGAACATCTACCTGCCTGCTGCACAAACAATGGACTCGGGCACCTTTAACACCACCGTAGACATCAAACTCAAGCAGTGGACCGACAAGCAGCTTCCACACAAAGCACTGGAG ATTGCCTGGGAGACACTGCAGGAAGAATTTGCCCGCTTCATGGCTGAATACAAAGGCAAAGACCAGGACGACATTTTTGACAAGTTGAAGGAGGCTGTGAAGGACGAGAGCATCAAGAGGCATAAGTGGAATGAGAGGGCCATGGACAGCCTG AGGGTGATCCAGCACAATGCCCTAGAAGACCGCTCCATCACAGACAAGCCCCAGTGGGACGCAGCCATCCAGTTCATGGAGGAAACCCTGCAGTCACGCCTCAAAGACA cTGAGTCAGTAATCAGAGATATGGTGGGTCCAGGCTGGAGGCAGAGGTGGATGAACTGGGTTAATCGCACACCAGATCAG CATGTTCgtaatgaaacaaaaaatgaGCTGGACCGCTTGCTGAAGCTACACGATGAGCACACAGCCTACTTGGCCAATGACGAGGTCACCACAGTCAGGAAGAATCTGGAGGGCCGAGGGGTTGAAGTTGACCCTGTGCTG ATCAAGGACACGTGGCATCAGCTGTATCGCCGACACTTCTTGCAGAAGGCGCTGTCTCACTGTAACCTCTGCAGGAGAGGTTTCTACTACTACCAGAGACACTTTGTTGACTCTGAG ttggAGTGCAATGATGTGGTACTGTTCTGGAGAATTCAGAGGATGCTGGTCATCACAGCCAACACTCTTCGACAGCAGCTCACCAACACTGAGG TGCGTCGATTGGAGAAAAATGTGAAGGAGGTGTTAGATGACTTTGgggaagacatggagaagaagACCCACCTCATCACTGGCCGCCGAGTCCAGCTGGCCGAGGATCTCA